One Methanobacterium sp. genomic region harbors:
- a CDS encoding DUF2795 domain-containing protein, whose product MARRGGTRRGGITSEIEKSLKGISFPANKQDLVQQAKSNHASREVIKDIQNLPEDRFNSPIDIAKAWGEEKRGEQTTRSVGTRRGGITSEIEKSLKGISFPANKQDLVQQAKKNNASQNVLQAIENLPEDKFKSPTDVAKAWGEERRGM is encoded by the coding sequence ATGGCACGTCGTGGTGGAACTCGCCGTGGTGGAATAACTTCTGAGATAGAGAAGTCTTTAAAAGGTATTAGTTTTCCAGCAAATAAACAGGATCTAGTTCAACAGGCAAAAAGCAACCATGCAAGTCGTGAAGTTATAAAAGATATACAGAATTTACCTGAAGATCGGTTTAACTCTCCAATAGATATAGCCAAAGCGTGGGGTGAAGAAAAAAGAGGTGAACAGACCACACGCAGTGTTGGAACCCGTCGTGGAGGAATAACTTCTGAGATAGAGAAGTCCTTAAAAGGCATTAGTTTCCCGGCAAATAAACAGGATCTAGTTCAACAGGCAAAAAAGAATAATGCAAGTCAAAATGTTCTACAGGCTATAGAAAATTTACCTGAAGACAAATTCAAGTCGCCTACAGACGTAGCTAAGGCATGGGGTGAAGAAAGAAGAGGAATGTAA
- a CDS encoding TIGR00341 family protein, producing MIFRLIQIVLPNDKKEQTKRIIEKMDVMDYSYSMFSKTHLKFDIIVKMDRSEELLEIFQKEFSGLDGFRIIIIPIETYIPFPEEESNIGNLETKKQSERISREEIYAHVSEMSQLTRIYMVLVAASAFVASIGLLNDDVAVIIGAMIIAPLLGPNIGLSLATVMGNRKFIVRSVKTNLIGFLIAAAVSIVVGMIFAVNPQNPSIVLRTDIGRGSFFLALASGLAGSLALTTGLTSALVGVMIAVALMPPLAAFGLLIGSGNFYLAFGAFLLFLVNLISINLAATISFMAQNIKPIEEEESRKAKIITQKSIMVLASILIILFALIRFHIIY from the coding sequence ATGATTTTTCGGTTAATTCAAATAGTTTTGCCCAACGATAAAAAAGAACAAACTAAAAGAATAATAGAAAAAATGGATGTAATGGATTATTCATATTCTATGTTTTCTAAAACCCATTTAAAGTTTGATATCATCGTTAAAATGGATAGATCTGAAGAATTACTGGAAATATTTCAAAAAGAGTTTTCGGGGCTTGATGGTTTCAGAATAATAATAATTCCAATAGAGACTTACATTCCCTTTCCTGAAGAGGAATCAAATATTGGGAATCTGGAAACGAAAAAACAATCTGAAAGGATCAGTAGGGAAGAGATATATGCCCATGTTTCTGAGATGAGCCAGCTTACCCGGATATACATGGTTCTTGTTGCGGCATCAGCTTTTGTTGCGTCAATTGGGCTTTTAAATGATGATGTGGCAGTAATAATCGGTGCAATGATTATAGCTCCGCTTTTAGGCCCTAATATAGGTTTATCTTTAGCGACTGTTATGGGAAATAGGAAATTTATTGTTAGATCTGTTAAAACTAATTTAATAGGGTTTTTAATTGCAGCTGCTGTTTCTATAGTGGTAGGAATGATTTTTGCAGTGAACCCTCAGAATCCTTCCATAGTTTTGAGAACTGATATTGGGAGGGGAAGTTTTTTCCTTGCTTTGGCATCAGGACTTGCAGGGTCTTTAGCTTTAACTACTGGGTTAACCAGTGCTTTAGTTGGTGTGATGATTGCGGTGGCACTTATGCCCCCACTTGCTGCATTTGGTCTTCTTATAGGATCAGGGAATTTTTATCTGGCATTTGGTGCTTTTTTGCTGTTTTTAGTTAATTTAATCAGCATTAACCTTGCAGCAACTATTTCATTTATGGCACAAAACATTAAACCAATTGAAGAAGAAGAATCTAGAAAAGCTAAAATAATTACCCAAAAATCAATTATGGTATTGGCGTCAATTTTAATTATTTTATTTGCATTAATAAGGTTTCATATAATTTATTAA
- a CDS encoding APC family permease, with protein sequence MSKKGPLGLLSVISIGIGGMVGGGIFAVLGFAVQLAGGGTYIAFALAGIVALLTSYSYAKLSVTYPSQGGTVEFLDQAFGPGLTTGGLNVLLFLSYIVMLSLYSFAFGSYLSSFFPAESQMLWRHIGTTGIIILMTALNIIGAKAVGKAEEWIVGIKISILLLFVLTGIWSVNTGQLQPSTWAPFISLVAGGMIIFVAYEGFELIANAAEDVKDPSKTLPRAYYSAVIFVVALYILISIVTVGNLPVNQIIAAKDYALAAAAQPFLGVIGFTLVAIAALLSTGSAINATLYGNARVSYIIAKEGELPVELENKIWNRPIGGLLLTSAITLVIANIFDISNIATMGSGGFLIIFAAVNLSNLKVHAKTSSNKYLPILGATTCLFALAALVWQTALTSPFNILILAVLVVSAFVIEIIYSRFTGKHVKPVVKPTKKMKDIKKAESKMESEVREK encoded by the coding sequence ATGAGTAAAAAAGGACCTTTAGGACTATTATCTGTAATTTCAATCGGTATCGGCGGGATGGTAGGAGGAGGTATCTTTGCAGTTTTAGGATTTGCCGTGCAGCTTGCAGGGGGCGGAACCTATATTGCATTTGCATTAGCAGGTATTGTAGCTTTACTTACGTCTTATTCCTACGCAAAATTATCTGTAACCTACCCAAGTCAAGGTGGAACTGTTGAATTTCTTGATCAAGCTTTTGGTCCAGGATTAACCACAGGAGGGCTGAATGTACTTCTTTTTTTAAGTTATATCGTAATGCTTTCACTTTATTCTTTTGCCTTCGGTAGCTACCTATCAAGCTTTTTCCCAGCAGAATCACAGATGTTATGGCGACACATCGGTACCACCGGAATCATAATTTTAATGACCGCGCTAAACATTATAGGGGCAAAGGCCGTCGGGAAGGCAGAAGAATGGATCGTTGGGATCAAAATTTCTATTTTGCTGCTTTTTGTACTAACTGGAATATGGAGCGTAAATACTGGCCAATTACAACCATCCACATGGGCCCCCTTTATTTCACTCGTTGCAGGTGGAATGATTATTTTTGTAGCTTATGAAGGGTTTGAACTCATAGCAAATGCTGCAGAAGACGTAAAAGATCCGTCAAAAACATTACCACGAGCTTATTATTCTGCGGTGATATTTGTAGTGGCATTATATATTCTTATATCAATTGTAACTGTCGGGAATTTACCAGTAAACCAGATTATAGCTGCAAAAGATTATGCCCTCGCAGCGGCGGCACAGCCATTTCTGGGAGTCATTGGATTTACACTTGTAGCAATCGCCGCCCTTCTTTCAACAGGTTCAGCCATTAACGCTACTCTTTATGGAAATGCAAGAGTCAGTTATATCATCGCTAAAGAAGGAGAGTTACCTGTTGAACTAGAAAATAAAATCTGGAACCGCCCTATTGGCGGATTGCTACTTACATCTGCGATTACTTTAGTAATAGCCAATATTTTTGACATATCCAATATTGCCACAATGGGGAGTGGAGGTTTCTTAATTATTTTCGCAGCAGTAAACTTATCTAACCTGAAGGTACATGCAAAGACTTCAAGTAACAAATATCTTCCCATTTTAGGTGCTACAACATGCTTATTTGCATTGGCTGCACTGGTATGGCAAACTGCACTTACATCCCCATTTAATATTTTAATACTTGCAGTACTGGTAGTATCAGCCTTTGTTATTGAAATAATATACAGCAGATTTACAGGAAAACATGTTAAGCCTGTAGTAAAGCCTACTAAAAAAATGAAAGACATTAAAAAAGCTGAATCAAAAATGGAATCTGAAGTCCGTGAAAAATAA
- a CDS encoding PRC-barrel domain-containing protein, translating into MKISDELKGKEVVDDSGNRIGKISDVKRNPESDKVESLVITEGGDATKMGLGDKKVVSYTNVDSVGDKIVLRGSLSR; encoded by the coding sequence ATGAAAATTTCTGACGAATTAAAAGGAAAAGAAGTTGTGGATGATTCTGGAAATAGAATTGGAAAGATAAGCGACGTAAAACGGAACCCTGAATCTGACAAAGTTGAATCTCTGGTAATTACTGAAGGAGGAGATGCAACCAAAATGGGACTAGGGGATAAAAAAGTGGTATCATACACTAATGTTGACTCCGTGGGAGACAAAATAGTTTTAAGAGGATCTCTTTCCAGATAG
- a CDS encoding cell wall biosynthesis protein, with protein MYTEIILAFLISAILTLLFSWIIKKSGSSLYTSVRGGTPRAVGIAPFIAILLFLPLNYSYLVALIGIFAFLDDLIGRKKTKRLPFEIGQLSRGMGMLAVAVIGFFYVGPASILIALMIQPLNIADMQPGAACSTVIIMCILALILAVPAGLSIYIPLVVLAACIGYAPLDYKGKIMMGEIGNHSFAVALGIAYAVLGGFYGSVSSMGYPLGSFLGVLALFIITLFVIAFIRRKNLNIFLEEKLGIKNPYFGDYVMDVLTGGGLGDLIRKIILGKRELIIKRHVFKILGFRRLFYNPHAYR; from the coding sequence ATGTATACCGAGATCATTCTAGCATTCCTGATATCTGCCATTTTAACACTGCTGTTCAGCTGGATAATTAAAAAAAGCGGCAGTAGTTTGTATACCAGTGTTAGGGGAGGAACACCCCGTGCCGTTGGAATTGCACCATTTATAGCCATATTGCTATTTTTACCTTTAAATTATAGTTATCTTGTAGCTTTAATTGGGATTTTTGCATTTTTAGATGATTTAATTGGAAGGAAAAAAACTAAAAGACTGCCGTTCGAGATAGGTCAGCTTTCAAGAGGCATGGGAATGCTTGCTGTAGCTGTAATTGGATTTTTTTATGTTGGACCCGCTTCAATCTTGATTGCACTTATGATTCAACCTTTAAATATTGCAGATATGCAGCCGGGAGCTGCCTGTTCTACTGTGATTATTATGTGCATTCTTGCGCTTATTTTAGCAGTGCCTGCTGGATTATCCATTTATATTCCCCTGGTTGTTCTGGCAGCGTGTATTGGCTACGCCCCGCTGGACTATAAAGGAAAGATCATGATGGGTGAAATTGGAAATCACTCATTTGCTGTAGCACTTGGAATTGCTTATGCCGTTTTAGGTGGATTCTACGGCAGTGTTTCCAGTATGGGATATCCACTTGGAAGTTTTTTAGGAGTATTGGCCTTATTTATCATTACATTATTTGTTATAGCATTCATAAGAAGAAAGAATCTAAACATCTTTTTAGAGGAGAAACTAGGCATAAAAAATCCATATTTTGGAGATTATGTCATGGATGTTCTTACTGGAGGGGGCCTTGGAGACCTAATACGTAAAATCATCCTTGGAAAACGTGAACTCATTATAAAAAGGCATGTATTTAAAATTTTAGGATTTAGAAGACTTTTCTATAACCCTCATGCTTACAGATAA
- a CDS encoding ChaB family protein, with product MSYKNKGDLPAQVKENLPEHAKEIYLKVFNNAWDQYKESKERRGNESREQTSHKVAWSAVKNEYKKGSSGKWEKK from the coding sequence TTGTCATATAAAAATAAAGGAGATTTACCAGCACAGGTAAAGGAAAATTTACCAGAACATGCCAAAGAAATTTATTTGAAAGTATTTAACAATGCTTGGGATCAGTATAAAGAATCAAAAGAACGCAGAGGGAACGAATCAAGAGAGCAAACTTCCCATAAAGTTGCATGGTCTGCAGTAAAAAATGAATACAAGAAAGGTAGCTCTGGAAAATGGGAGAAAAAATAG
- a CDS encoding mRNA surveillance protein pelota: MRIVHQDRKRGVIEIVPETLDDLWHLSHIIEPGDLISSKTTRRIQDTTGERLRSDRGIKKTFFIGIRVESINFHKYTGKLRATGIIEQGPEDLVPLGTHHTLDLKLKYSVRITKEKWSRWVLKRLKDAVDSSKKPSAIIVAIEEDVADLGIIRQYGIEYYGPIIGGISGKRVISKNRGKTIINFFDEVAKTLLGFEDIQGIVVAGPGFGKGDFYDYLSQKYPELAKIATVENTGTGGRVGIREVLKKGTIEQMATEGRIAQEMRLMGKVLEEIGKSSHLAAYGKNEVTNAANAGAVERLLVLDEMVREEDTEGIMNLTESTGGKVTVVSSEHEGGKQLKALGGLAAILRYSLR; this comes from the coding sequence ATGCGTATTGTTCATCAAGATAGAAAAAGAGGAGTAATTGAAATTGTTCCTGAAACATTAGACGACCTCTGGCATTTATCACATATTATAGAGCCAGGAGACCTGATATCATCTAAAACTACTCGAAGGATACAGGATACAACAGGAGAACGTTTAAGAAGTGATAGGGGTATTAAAAAAACATTTTTTATAGGTATAAGGGTGGAAAGTATAAATTTTCACAAATACACAGGAAAATTAAGGGCAACGGGAATAATAGAACAGGGCCCTGAAGATCTGGTTCCACTTGGAACCCACCATACACTTGATTTGAAACTTAAATATTCAGTTAGAATAACAAAGGAAAAATGGTCAAGATGGGTCCTAAAAAGGCTAAAAGATGCTGTTGACTCATCTAAAAAGCCATCAGCAATTATAGTGGCTATTGAAGAAGATGTTGCGGATCTTGGAATCATCAGGCAGTATGGAATAGAATACTACGGACCTATAATAGGAGGAATATCTGGAAAAAGAGTTATCTCCAAAAATAGGGGAAAAACTATAATCAACTTCTTTGATGAAGTTGCAAAAACTTTACTTGGGTTTGAAGATATTCAAGGCATAGTTGTTGCTGGACCTGGATTTGGAAAAGGTGACTTTTACGATTATTTAAGCCAGAAATATCCGGAACTTGCCAAAATTGCGACAGTTGAAAATACAGGTACTGGAGGGCGAGTTGGAATAAGAGAAGTCCTTAAAAAAGGTACAATCGAGCAAATGGCTACTGAGGGTCGAATAGCTCAGGAAATGAGATTGATGGGAAAAGTTCTGGAAGAAATTGGAAAATCATCACATTTAGCTGCATATGGAAAAAATGAGGTTACAAACGCAGCTAATGCAGGTGCAGTAGAAAGATTACTTGTTTTAGATGAAATGGTGCGCGAAGAAGATACCGAAGGTATTATGAACCTTACAGAAAGTACCGGCGGCAAAGTAACTGTGGTAAGCAGCGAACATGAAGGCGGGAAACAGCTGAAGGCATTAGGTGGACTTGCAGCTATTTTAAGGTATAGTTTGAGGTAA
- a CDS encoding prephenate dehydrogenase, whose product MKIAVIGGTRGLGEWIARFLKSKGFDITVTGRDEIAGERVSKKLGVDYTSSNTSAASQADVVIVSVPIDVTLSAIKEVAPVMKKGSLIMDVTSVKEEPSRIMQEYVPYGVEVLPIHPMFGPRIRSLDGQVIVVTPTNKGRWYNKVYNFFERENARIIVTTPEIHDQMMSVVQGLTHLAYISIAATIEKLDVDIKESRNFASPIYDLMVDMIARIVAQNPYLYYSIQTHNKYTKKTHETFISIYKELNEMISSGNEEGFVKVMGSAAKHMDDLEAALGRSDKAISALTEEVNILKGSIGKEVGLRHIYSGKVHIGILKGLSHDFLTLEINGKKTKLKLSNVEILSDKEIYDLKVENYLHKTYFVSAVFPENCSPDIIVNTIEGLKGVIGASVDDMYHGSQIPSGKISITIKYEVINSDARFDVENLLKGFGAVIR is encoded by the coding sequence TTGAAGATTGCAGTAATTGGAGGTACACGGGGATTAGGTGAGTGGATTGCTAGATTTTTAAAAAGCAAAGGATTTGATATAACTGTAACTGGAAGAGATGAAATAGCTGGGGAAAGGGTTTCAAAAAAATTGGGGGTCGATTATACCTCAAGCAATACCAGTGCAGCATCACAAGCAGATGTAGTTATAGTTTCAGTTCCAATAGATGTTACACTGTCTGCTATAAAAGAAGTGGCTCCAGTTATGAAAAAAGGCTCTTTAATTATGGATGTTACTTCTGTAAAAGAAGAACCTTCCCGAATTATGCAAGAATATGTTCCTTATGGTGTTGAAGTTTTACCGATTCATCCAATGTTTGGTCCAAGAATAAGATCATTAGATGGTCAGGTAATTGTAGTTACACCTACTAATAAAGGTAGATGGTATAATAAAGTTTATAATTTCTTTGAAAGGGAAAACGCACGGATAATAGTTACAACTCCTGAGATACATGACCAAATGATGAGCGTTGTGCAGGGCCTGACTCATTTAGCTTATATAAGTATTGCAGCGACCATAGAAAAGCTTGATGTAGATATTAAAGAATCTCGAAATTTTGCAAGCCCAATATATGATCTTATGGTTGATATGATTGCAAGAATTGTAGCTCAAAATCCTTACCTTTACTATTCTATACAAACCCATAATAAGTATACTAAAAAAACCCATGAAACTTTTATTTCCATTTACAAAGAGCTTAATGAAATGATTTCAAGTGGAAATGAGGAAGGGTTCGTGAAAGTTATGGGGTCTGCTGCAAAACATATGGATGACCTGGAAGCTGCACTTGGAAGGTCAGATAAAGCGATATCTGCCTTAACCGAGGAAGTAAATATCCTTAAAGGGTCTATAGGTAAAGAAGTAGGTTTAAGGCATATATACTCTGGAAAAGTACATATTGGAATTTTAAAAGGTTTATCCCACGATTTTTTAACTTTGGAAATCAATGGCAAAAAAACAAAGCTGAAATTATCTAACGTGGAAATTTTAAGTGATAAAGAAATATACGACCTGAAAGTTGAAAATTACCTCCATAAAACTTACTTTGTTTCTGCTGTATTTCCAGAAAACTGCAGTCCCGATATCATTGTAAATACGATTGAGGGCTTAAAAGGAGTTATTGGCGCTTCGGTTGATGATATGTATCATGGAAGTCAAATACCATCAGGGAAGATAAGCATTACCATTAAATATGAAGTTATAAACTCTGATGCCAGGTTTGATGTTGAGAATCTCTTGAAAGGGTTTGGTGCTGTTATAAGGTGA
- a CDS encoding STAS/SEC14 domain-containing protein, which yields MIEKMSESEGKILGFKAVGTVTKSDYKVLVPEVQTLIEKEGSISMLLDLRQFKWEDIGAWMADMNFGRTYHDKIDKMAIVGDKTWEKWMTALAEPFYSKKARFFYSEDIDSAWKWLKE from the coding sequence ATGATAGAAAAAATGAGTGAAAGTGAAGGTAAAATATTGGGCTTTAAGGCAGTAGGCACTGTTACTAAATCAGATTATAAAGTGCTGGTGCCAGAGGTTCAAACACTTATAGAAAAAGAAGGGTCAATCTCTATGCTCCTGGATTTGAGACAATTCAAATGGGAAGATATAGGTGCATGGATGGCTGATATGAACTTTGGCCGTACCTACCACGATAAAATAGATAAAATGGCTATCGTAGGAGATAAAACCTGGGAAAAATGGATGACAGCACTTGCAGAACCTTTTTATTCCAAAAAAGCACGATTTTTTTATTCAGAAGACATAGATTCTGCATGGAAATGGTTAAAAGAATAA
- a CDS encoding TIGR00341 family protein, whose amino-acid sequence MAYRLIIIVIPEYGILKEIKNILKRYDVLNYWDVQSSGEQIVINVIIRREKTESLINLLQKRFSDLEGFRISLVPVEASLPVPEPIEKAVSKQEGPPDESDSTIEELTDRLDPRELVDRLSRHEIYSNISDLARLSKVYMLMVILSSIVATIGVLNSNVAVIIGAMVIAPFLGPNMALSLATILGDTKLAVESIKTNYFGLFLVFILSSVLGLIFTVNPSVPEIALRAKTNLGSITLAFASGIAGALAFTAGFSTTLIGVMVAVALLPPLVTCGLLFGSGQFSLALGAFLLFFINLVCVNLAGIITFKAQKIRPIYPERINRAKKMTNIALLLWTSLLSIFVVLILIYRGIFGVLLLG is encoded by the coding sequence ATGGCTTATCGATTGATCATAATTGTTATACCTGAATATGGAATTTTGAAGGAAATCAAAAATATATTAAAGAGATATGATGTGCTTAATTACTGGGATGTTCAGTCTTCAGGTGAACAGATAGTTATTAATGTAATTATAAGGCGTGAAAAGACAGAATCTTTAATTAACCTTTTACAAAAACGATTTTCAGATTTAGAAGGTTTTAGAATAAGTTTAGTCCCGGTAGAAGCTTCACTTCCAGTACCTGAACCTATTGAAAAGGCAGTGTCAAAACAAGAAGGGCCTCCGGACGAAAGTGATAGTACCATTGAAGAATTAACAGACCGTCTTGACCCGCGAGAACTTGTAGATAGGCTTAGCCGCCATGAAATATATTCAAATATATCTGATCTTGCCAGGTTATCCAAGGTTTACATGCTTATGGTGATTTTATCATCTATCGTGGCAACTATCGGCGTTTTAAATAGTAACGTTGCAGTTATAATTGGGGCCATGGTAATTGCACCATTTTTAGGGCCAAATATGGCTTTATCACTTGCAACTATATTGGGAGATACAAAATTAGCAGTAGAATCAATTAAAACTAATTATTTTGGGCTTTTTTTAGTGTTTATTTTATCTTCGGTTTTGGGATTAATTTTTACTGTTAATCCAAGTGTTCCAGAAATCGCTTTGAGGGCTAAAACTAATTTGGGGAGTATAACCCTTGCTTTTGCATCAGGTATTGCAGGGGCATTAGCATTTACTGCAGGTTTCAGTACCACTTTAATTGGGGTAATGGTGGCAGTGGCACTGCTCCCGCCACTTGTAACATGTGGATTGTTATTCGGTTCTGGACAATTTTCGCTGGCATTAGGTGCATTTTTGCTGTTTTTTATAAACCTGGTCTGTGTTAATCTGGCAGGTATCATAACATTTAAGGCTCAAAAAATTAGGCCCATATATCCTGAAAGGATAAACCGGGCTAAAAAAATGACAAATATTGCTCTATTATTATGGACTTCCTTACTTTCTATATTTGTAGTTTTAATTCTTATTTATCGTGGAATATTCGGTGTTTTATTGCTGGGATGA
- a CDS encoding response regulator: protein MSDEKILIVEDEIIVAMALEQKLLDLEYVIVDTVSTGEDAVKCANQLKPDLILMDIILKGKMNGIEAAKQIKDKLDIPIIYLTAYSYSEVAKYASIIEPYEYLVKPFKKSELNNYIKMSLSNHRSKNTENTNKALTKFQGFVRATRN, encoded by the coding sequence GTGTCAGATGAAAAAATTCTGATAGTTGAGGACGAAATCATCGTTGCAATGGCTCTAGAACAAAAATTGCTGGATCTAGAGTATGTTATAGTGGACACTGTTAGCACCGGCGAAGATGCAGTCAAATGTGCTAACCAGTTAAAACCAGATTTAATATTAATGGACATAATTTTAAAAGGGAAAATGAATGGTATAGAAGCTGCAAAGCAGATAAAAGATAAATTAGATATCCCTATAATTTACTTGACAGCATATTCTTACAGTGAAGTGGCAAAGTATGCTTCCATAATAGAACCCTATGAATATTTAGTTAAACCATTCAAGAAAAGTGAATTGAATAATTACATTAAAATGTCTCTTTCAAATCATAGATCAAAAAATACGGAAAATACCAACAAAGCATTGACTAAATTTCAGGGTTTTGTTAGAGCAACGAGAAACTAA